The Pangasianodon hypophthalmus isolate fPanHyp1 chromosome 23, fPanHyp1.pri, whole genome shotgun sequence genome includes the window CACATTcagtctcatgttcaaaagtaattatcatacacctgtcatcaataaagcaatgaagtgattctgattaactccaaataaagatcagctgtttctgtaggattttcttgacatcatcttggtttcatcagactgctgaagccatgggcCTCAAAGAGTTTACAAAGCACGTACAGGATCTCactgttgaaaggtatcaatcaggagaggggtacgaaagaatttccaaaacatcagATCAGTACCATGGAGCACTGCGAAGGCCATCATCAGCAAGTGGAGAAAacggggcaccacagtgacattacagaGAACAGGACATCTCTCCAAAATAGAAGAAAGGACAAGATGGAAagttatcagggaggctgccaggagacctacagcaacattaaaggagctgcaggaatatctgatgAGTGCTGATCACTACCTGCATGTGACagcaatctcttgtattcttcacatgtctgggctatggggtagggtggtaagatgaagccctttctcacagaagaaaaaaaaaatccacctaaatcaccccaaaccatgtgacaaaatgtgttatagtctgataagaccaaggtagaactttttgggcataattctaaaagatatgattgtgcaaaaacaagacagcttatcacccaaagagcACCATACcaacggtgaagcatggtggtggcagcatcatgctatggggctgcttctctttaGCTGGGACTGAGACTTTAGTCAAGGGGGAATCATAGATCACTCCAAATACCATCTACTTTGGCagaaaacctgcaggcctctgttagacagctgaagatgaagaaacattttcactttccAGCAtgatttttatatccactgtaattcTACCAATTCAATCAGGGTAGACTTCACCAAATCTCGTTATGTGAGTATTTAAGCGCTCGGATAGGACAAAAGCCTCGATCCACATTGGTACCATGTTTCTATTCAAATGTGGTAGCTGTCTTGTGCGATCTGATTAAAAGCGAAGAGCCAAGTACGAGTGCAGACAGGATGCGATGCTTGTCAGAGACACATCTGTGATCCAAGCGCTCAAATCGCTCGATGCGTCCTGATGTTTTAACAACCAAAAACCTTAAGTAGCCCAAATAACAACTTGAGTAAGGAATGGTAAAGAATTATAATTACACAAAAGTTTTAGTTCTTGCACTTAAATATTAATTAGCTTTCAACTACATCAGGCTAAGCAAACATCAGTGCTACACTGTGTTTGCATAAACCATGACAGTCCTGCTATAGTAATTCTCAGAGCTGTGTCCGGTCGAAGCTCACAGGAAATCTTTTACACGTATGCCATATGCCAGcttgagagagaaaacaaactgAACGGGAGTCAGAGAGCGAGTATCTGATACTTTACTATAAGAGGAAAATGGATTCAGGGGTGATAGATTTTATCTTTCTGAACAGGTAagtcatttatttgttctcCAATTTGGTCGCTAGTGAACAACAGTCATCCTCGTTGCGGAGTTTGTATCGTTACACAGCTGTAAAGTTGTTTAGCAGCAGAACTAATAATAGCCAGCTAGTGACTAACAGGAGATGTTATTTAGTTCCTCTGTATTTTTTAGTTTCAGGAATGAGTCATCTGGGGCATAAGTTTGCCCTGGGTGTATATTTATTACTCTGCATTTTAGCTAGGgagttatatttaaatatatatttatgttggTCAATAAATATGGTCCTTGTACAAGACCAAAGAATTGGTCTTGAGTTCCTGAACATGAAGGTGTAAGTAACGtctctgtatgacaaacaggatAGAAGCgactgaagaaaaactatttcagacatttgaccttgctgtgaccttgatcatggCTCAAATCCAAAGTCTAATCAGTTCCATATAAATTCcatataaaatacaaacattcaacTACTTGTGCTTGAGATATCTcactaatgagaatctcagaaGGATGTATGTATGGATGTACAACAtgaaaacatcctgtgagtggcaGTTCACAACTCCTGCAGGATGAAACACTTCaacttgctgatgagagagatcagaggagaacggccagactggtttgagctgccaggaaggctacagcaactcaaataaccactctttacaaccgtggtgagcagaaaagcatctcagaactcacAACATCTCAAAACTTAAgttggatgggctacagcagcagaagaccacatcagggtTCCACTCCTGGAACCAACCCACGTTCCCCCACCACCCTTTTCTGTCTTGCGCTCAGAACAATCTCGATTCTTAATGGCTTGGATTCTCtggagattctggtccatgttcacATGCTTGCGTCACATAATCGCAGATTTCCCAGCTGCACGTTTATGCTGTGAATCACCTGTTCtatcacatcccaaaggtgttctactggattcagatccgatGACTGAGGAggccactgaagtacactgaaacCAGTCTGAGAcgacttgtgctttgtgatgATCATGGCGCACTATCATGCTGGAAGCAGCCATCAAAAGATGGTAAGTCGTgaccatgaagggatgcacatggtcaggaACAACGCTCAAATAcactgtggcattcaagcaatgattgattggtattaacgggctcAAAgggtgccaagaaaacattccccacaccatcacaccacctccaccagcctggactgttgacacaaagcagcagctgggtccatggattcatgctgttggtgccaaaatCTGACCTTACCATCTGTGAgcttcagcagaaatcgagattcatcagaccaggagACGTTTTTCCACTCctaaactgtccagttttagtgagccagtgcccactgtagcctcagcttcctgttcttggctgacagaagtggaacctgatctggtcttctgctgttgtagtccatccacctaGAGcttgaaaagcatctcagacgTGTTCtgtgctctgagatgcttttctgcttgccacggttgtaaagagtgcttatgtgagttactatagacttcctgtcagcttgaaccagtaaactctagagagtgctgtgtgtgaaaatcagcagtttctgaaatactcaacccaGACCCTCTGACACCAACAGCCAGGCCACGGTCAAAGTCTCCGaggtcacattttttccacgttctgatctttgatgtgaacattaactgaagctcctggcctgtgtctgcatgattttgtgcactGCACTGCAGCAACATGATTAAGTGTCAACAGTGTTAAGTGTTAAATCAAAGATTTTGTGATTAAACTGGACTTTTTATGCAATCTGGCCAAACCTCATGAGGTTTTCTGgaattaaaaatatagaaaagcaAACATACCATCATATGGTAGTCCTCATGACCTTCTATAGGCTCAGTCACAACATTTTTGATGGATCCCATTGGGAttttttctgtcctttctgTAAACCAAAATCACAGAGgttaacaaagaagaaaaaaaaaatccaaaatgtaaggagaaagaataataagaagaaagaaatcgGCACCCTTTGTTCCAATCCACAGCTGATCCTGTTCCAGTTTGAAAGTGAGCCTTACTTTTCCGCCAGATTTGTTGTACATTCCAGATAAAGGCACTGTTGGTAAACGCTCCTATACgtatgaatatgaaaaaattaatgaatgactaAAGATTAGAGTAATATGTTATTTAACCATCTAAAGGTCCTTGCAAAGGCtaatcacattttaaatttcatataatatttaatatctaaCTTTAATATTTGATACATTAACACTTGATAGTATAATAGCACTGCACATAATGAATAAACGTTTCATAAACAATCAACGATTCAACAATCAAGATTTATTACCTTAGCTCCTTTTATTGACGGCATAACATCCTCAGGTTTTCCTTTGTCCAACACTTTTCTATGTTGCTACAacagaaaattatttataagGACAATAATATTACTAAAGCAACCAAAGCTAAGTTTTATATGGATATGTATATCCCTTTGTTCACTAGGAAACACTGTGGTGTGGAAAAGAATAAAACGAGGATTCCCACCTTTTGTCTGCACAACggctcttttttattttcctcagcTTTAACTTCTTGTTGAATTACTTCCTTCGGTGTATTTACAGCCAGGACGTCATTTATTGTAGACCCGACCACCATTATTTTCGCACCGTTTGTGACTTTAATTTCACGAAGCGTTTTGTCCTCTGGTAGCAGTCCTTTGTACATCACCTTCTGCATAGCGGGTGGAAGACCTACACAAGAGCATTCACAGAGTTAATCGGAAACGTTTCTGAAGAGTGACGGCAGCCATTACAAACCCAAACACCACAGACATCTCACACTACagggccaaaagtatgtggacacctgaccatcacgctcatgtgctttttgaacaaccCATCCACGATCTACTCCCcagtttgctgttataatgagctccactcttctgggaagctttccactagatgttggagcgtggctgtggggatttgtgttcattcagctacaagagcattagtgagatcaggcgctgatgttggtgaggaggtctggggttcagtcggtgttccagttcatcccaaaggtgttcagtggggttgaggtcagggctctgtgcaggacactcgagttcttccactccaaccttcacacaccatgtcttcatggagctcgctttgtgcacaggggcattgtcatgctggaacaggtttggaccttttagttccagtgaagggaaactgtaaagctacagcacacagagacgttctatacaatcgTGTGCTTCAACCTTTTTgccaacaatttggggaagaaccacatatgggtttgaaggtcaggtgtccacatacttttggccatatagtgtagataaaatataatatgCGACGTATTATAACCTCTTTCTGACAATTTGCACAATTTGTCACTTCACTAAATGCTGGGCAGCAACACAGACCTCTCTAGCAGTTGGGTAGCTTATGCTACTTTCtataaaataccaaaaaaaactCTTACGTTAATCTGAAGTGAAACACAGTTATTgctattttaaaacaatcatcATATAATCATAAACCATCATGCTGAAAGAGTGTGTGGTAATTAGCACCgagtttttaatgtgtgtgtgtgtgtgtgtgtgtgtgtgtgtggctgcagaGACCACAGAGTGGTACAGGCGCAAAATACTTCTGTATGCGTACAATTAAAGATCAAATAAAgagtattttgttattttacagtgagaataataataatagtatttttaaattgtgtatgAGTATGAGAACTGCTACACCCTGGCCTAAAGACATTTCTCACCAGTAAGTGTGTGAATTCTCTCTTTCAGTTTAGCTCCAGTTCCATCTAAAGGTATTTTAAGATCATATTTGTTCTTGTTCCAAATAATTTTCAGTTCCACCATCTCCTTCCCCTCCTCGCCGTCGTCTCCGTTGCTGACGGCGGAGACCTGAGACAGCGAGGCGTTCTCTCCATCGGCGAGGACGGCTTGCTCAACCCCTGCTGCGTCTCCTTTACTGCCCTCGTCAGACGACACTTCTGATGCTTTCAGGCTGACTTCGGTTTCCATTTCCACTCCCTCGCTTCCTGCACGATCGAAGACAGACGGTCGCATTAGGACAGCGAAACACAtgactttcacacacaaccaATTACTCAGGAGCACTTCTTGCCATAAAAGATTCAAATGTACCAGTAATATGTGGACATGTCAAAAGCTTGGATTCAGAAAGAGCTTGAAAGTGATTACTCTTGGACTGATCATTGATCATGACTATCTATAAGAGTgtactattaaaaataaacacttataACACTTCTCCTTATGTCTTGTGTATAATCACATGCACTGTCATGCCACTAAAACAACTGAACACACTTACACTCATTTACAGTCATGTGCTCAGAATAGTTTACATTAAACCAGTGACTAATTCTACACAAGCACTCTTATTCAAAGCCACAAAgatgatgttggtgatggtgatgatgatgatgatgctaaatgattagcttgttagctagctagctgacgtTGGCGAACCATCTAGAAAAGTCTCCATGGGAACTTGGCTAGTTTTACAGCCTTAAATAACACAACACTGGTCACTCACTAGGTGCCACGGTTTACTTTTACTAGCtaagtgtttgtattttttgtatttttatctattttttatatttttagccAGACTTGGCACACGCAGCACAACAGCTAACACAGCTTCTTAAGTTCGCCAACACTTTTGGCCGAGgcgagttagctagctaagtacaacatatctacaaaaaaaagagtCCTGACACGTTGATATCTTCTTACAGAGACGTTCCAGGAGTCGGTTTAATACTCTGAAAAGCGGAAAGGTCTGTCGAGAAGAGAACAGAAGCAGGTTTTGTGCATGAACCTACCATCCTGAGCCGCCATGATGATTGTGTACAATATGAGGAATGCCTGCTGGGAAAGAACGCGCTGTCACCGCTTGGACCGGACGGGCTTCCGTAGCTGCTGCTTTTGCGATTCTAAAAATCTGGAAAAgcgatttgtttatttatttttgttcttctgGCTGTCGAGGTGCTTCAACTAAAAGCTGCTgacttttaatccatttttaatCCAGAAACTAAACCAGGACATAACAGACAAGCTTTACTTGAGCATGCAgggttatatattatattttttataaacatttactaGCTAAAACACTTCAGAGCTGAAAGGTGACGTTGTAACTTAATTATAAACAGTTATAATGAGACAGATAATTAACActctaattaattaaacacaggCTGGAaatactgtctttttttttaaaaaaaaatgcatgtctgATTGTTTTAgagttaaaaaagttaaatttgaTCTTCATGTATCGTCATAGCCTATAGCTGTtagttatagttattattattatttatttttatttgatttattctttattttgctgtttctgTCTAACTACAGTCTTAAACCTTCACATTTAATTGGATCCTGGGATCATTTCCAAAAGATCCCGTGGAGAGGACCCAAGTGATCACATGCTGGTTAGATCTGACATTCCTGCAGTGGTCACAcaccaggagtgtgtgtgtgtgtgtgtgtgtgtgtgtgtgtgtggactcatTTGGATGGTTTCCAGCTAAAACTCCACTTTATAATATGTAACACTGGTTAGAGTTTATTGTTTTCCTGCAATGGATCTCAGTTTTTGCTAAGATTGTTCAgaaaaaactctaaaaactctggagagagagagaaggagagagagacagagagaaggagagagagagagcgagagagagagagagagagagacagaaagaaggagagagagagagagagacagagagaaggagagagagagagagagagagaaggagagagagacagagagagacagaaagaaggagagagagagagcgagagagagagagagagagagagagatggctgaCATCAGGACATATAATGTGGTGATTCTGGGAATGGCGTTTTTACTCGTTTTTACAGCCTTCACCACCTGTGGAAATATAGAAGTGAGTAAGATCTATGTTCTCAAACTTTCTCAAACACATTCTTAAatatacacactgatacactgcaCCTGGCTCCATGTGGATGTTTGTTCGTCTATCAGGTAATTTGTTGAGAAAAATGTTTGATAGAATGAGTGGGTTTGTTAAAAACGGATTAAGTCGTAATaggaaagtgaaataaaaataaatatatgaaatatgaaatattatttaaatatttaatatatattatataatatattattctatagtattgtatataattctatattaaatattatttaaaaaattatagtaaataaacaaataaataagcagaCAGATGGTGGTAGCTTGCAGAGTGTATAATTGTTCATTGTTTAGCAAATCCGAGTCAGGCGCATCTCATGTTCGCAATCTGGAAGATTATAATGTCAGAGGTGTCTAACAAGAGCACTGGGTGAATATCACAGCAGATGCACTGCATTCCCACCAGTTTCCCACCAGTTTCCCACCAGTTTCTCACCAGTTTCTCACCAGTTTCCAGTTTCATGATGGTtatagagattaaaaaaagccAGTTAAGCATGTTATGTTTCATAGATTGTAGACTAATTAGATCTGAGTTTCCCAAAaggaaa containing:
- the ubfd1 gene encoding ubiquitin domain-containing protein UBFD1 isoform X2, yielding METEVSLKASEVSSDEGSKGDAAGVEQAVLADGENASLSQVSAVSNGDDGEEGKEMVELKIIWNKNKYDLKIPLDGTGAKLKERIHTLTGLPPAMQKVMYKGLLPEDKTLREIKVTNGAKIMVVGSTINDVLAVNTPKEVIQQEVKAEENKKEPLCRQKQHRKVLDKGKPEDVMPSIKGAKERLPTVPLSGMYNKSGGKVRLTFKLEQDQLWIGTKERTEKIPMGSIKNVVTEPIEGHEDYHMMAFQLGPTEASQYWVYWVPAQYVDAIKDTVLGKWQYF
- the ubfd1 gene encoding ubiquitin domain-containing protein UBFD1 isoform X1, giving the protein MAAQDGSEGVEMETEVSLKASEVSSDEGSKGDAAGVEQAVLADGENASLSQVSAVSNGDDGEEGKEMVELKIIWNKNKYDLKIPLDGTGAKLKERIHTLTGLPPAMQKVMYKGLLPEDKTLREIKVTNGAKIMVVGSTINDVLAVNTPKEVIQQEVKAEENKKEPLCRQKQHRKVLDKGKPEDVMPSIKGAKERLPTVPLSGMYNKSGGKVRLTFKLEQDQLWIGTKERTEKIPMGSIKNVVTEPIEGHEDYHMMAFQLGPTEASQYWVYWVPAQYVDAIKDTVLGKWQYF